Proteins encoded in a region of the Burkholderiales bacterium genome:
- a CDS encoding alkaline phosphatase family protein: MDQARPASAAPVVLYELNEVPWRVVDWYVARRPRSHLAAALRDAETYTSVTHDTGELHPWTTWPTVHRGVYNSSHNIRFINQDLAAAAQYPPLWEVLAKAGKKVGVFGSMQSYPPPRDASYAFYVPDTFAAGPETIPGRYSCFQVVNLQQTQADGAVAKPAKLDARIAANLARLFVNGLSARTAYRLAQQLAAEKRSPLHRSRRAMLQAPVSFDVFKHALEHSAPDFCTYFTNHVAGIMHRYWKYAFPEDFDYRIESDADRFHAQSLEIAMAYADEQIGYLRRYVDAREGRLYIVSSMGQEAIDRAGEHDREIRIEDLSRFVRRIGYRKPFESRMAMHPNFTVELASSDDAATFVERVSSLVGADGRPAFYDIDVEGNTVLFSIGCTRELVEGGRLRTPGGTEIPFAELGIEVMQRDAGTGYHQPLGIVIRCGANVAANDRRTRIESVDIAPLLFADLGLDVEATLAGWGRRRERAAA; this comes from the coding sequence ATGGATCAGGCCCGTCCTGCTTCTGCTGCACCGGTCGTGCTGTACGAGCTCAACGAAGTCCCGTGGCGCGTGGTCGACTGGTACGTCGCGCGCCGCCCGCGCTCGCATCTCGCGGCCGCGCTGCGCGACGCCGAGACGTACACGTCCGTCACCCACGATACCGGCGAGCTGCACCCGTGGACGACGTGGCCGACCGTCCATCGCGGCGTCTACAACAGCAGCCACAACATCCGTTTCATCAACCAGGATCTCGCCGCGGCCGCGCAGTATCCGCCGTTGTGGGAGGTCCTCGCGAAAGCGGGGAAAAAAGTCGGCGTCTTCGGCAGCATGCAGTCGTATCCGCCGCCGCGCGACGCATCGTACGCGTTCTACGTGCCGGACACGTTCGCGGCCGGACCCGAGACGATTCCCGGGCGCTATTCGTGCTTCCAGGTCGTCAACCTCCAGCAGACCCAGGCCGACGGCGCGGTCGCCAAGCCGGCGAAGCTCGATGCGCGCATCGCCGCCAATCTCGCGCGTCTGTTCGTGAACGGCCTCAGCGCCAGGACCGCTTACCGGCTCGCGCAGCAGCTCGCGGCGGAGAAACGCTCGCCGCTGCACCGGTCGCGGCGCGCGATGCTCCAGGCGCCGGTGTCCTTCGACGTGTTCAAGCATGCGCTCGAGCACAGCGCCCCCGACTTCTGCACCTACTTCACCAACCACGTCGCGGGCATCATGCACCGCTACTGGAAGTACGCGTTCCCCGAGGATTTCGACTACCGCATCGAGAGCGACGCCGACCGCTTCCACGCGCAAAGCCTCGAGATCGCGATGGCTTACGCGGACGAGCAGATCGGCTATCTGCGGCGCTACGTCGACGCGCGCGAAGGCCGGCTGTATATCGTCTCGAGCATGGGACAGGAAGCGATCGACCGTGCCGGCGAGCACGACCGCGAGATCCGCATCGAGGACCTGTCCCGATTCGTGCGCAGGATCGGCTACCGGAAGCCGTTCGAGTCGCGCATGGCGATGCATCCGAACTTCACCGTCGAGCTCGCTTCGAGCGACGACGCCGCCACGTTCGTGGAGCGCGTCAGCTCGCTGGTCGGCGCGGACGGCAGACCGGCCTTCTACGACATCGACGTCGAGGGCAATACGGTGCTGTTCTCGATCGGCTGCACCCGCGAGCTGGTGGAAGGCGGCCGGCTGCGCACACCCGGCGGCACCGAGATCCCGTTCGCGGAGCTCGGCATCGAAGTGATGCAGCGCGATGCCGGCACCGGCTATCACCAGCCGCTCGGCATCGTCATCCGCTGCGGCGCGAACGTCGCCGCGAACGACCGGCGCACGCGCATCGAGAGCGTCGACATCGCGCCGCTACTCTTCGCGGACCTCGGTCTCGACGTCGAGGCGACGCTCGCCGGCTGGGGACGGCGTCGCGAGCGCGCCGCTGCGTGA
- a CDS encoding glutamine synthetase family protein: MSQSRPAGVLRGMLTLDELREHVATGDIETIVVGFTDHYGRLLGKRFDAEMFIEDIIEGGAHACDYLLTVDMEMEPVPGYSFASWELGYGDFHLVPDFTTLRTASWLNHSALVLCDLKDEKTREYVSVAPRSILRRQLEAAKALGYDAFAASELEHYVYRKTYAQAQAQGYRDLDPAGWYREDYHMLQAARTEDYHAAVRRHLKYSGVPVENSKGEWGVGQHEVNVRYAEALEMADRHVVFKQCMKELADAMGCAVTFMAKPHADQPGSSCHIHFSLWRDGANAFPGKRTLGPIECSDAFRWFLGGWIAHLPEVMVFYAPTINSYKRYVDGSWAPTRIAWSHDNRTAGFRVVGSGKALRIECRIPGADCNPYLGFAAALASGLDGIRNRIEPPEHFSGDVYAAHDLPRVPYTLGEAADAFEKSAFAKEAFGADVVEHYLHFFRTEQNAYNFAVTDWERQRYFERI, from the coding sequence TTGTCCCAGAGCAGACCCGCCGGTGTCCTGAGAGGCATGCTGACCCTCGACGAGCTGCGCGAGCACGTCGCGACCGGCGACATCGAGACGATCGTCGTCGGCTTCACCGACCATTACGGCCGCCTCCTCGGCAAGCGCTTCGACGCCGAGATGTTCATCGAGGACATCATCGAAGGCGGGGCGCACGCCTGCGACTACCTGCTCACGGTGGACATGGAGATGGAGCCGGTCCCGGGTTACTCGTTCGCGAGCTGGGAGCTCGGCTACGGCGACTTCCATCTCGTCCCCGATTTCACGACGCTGCGCACCGCGAGCTGGCTCAACCACAGCGCTTTGGTGCTGTGCGACCTGAAAGACGAGAAGACGCGCGAGTACGTATCGGTCGCGCCGCGTTCGATACTCCGGCGCCAGCTCGAGGCCGCGAAAGCGCTCGGCTACGACGCGTTCGCCGCCTCCGAGCTCGAGCATTACGTCTACCGCAAGACCTACGCGCAGGCGCAGGCGCAGGGCTACCGCGATCTCGATCCGGCGGGCTGGTATCGCGAGGACTATCACATGCTCCAGGCCGCGCGCACCGAGGATTACCACGCTGCGGTGCGCCGCCATCTCAAGTATTCGGGCGTGCCGGTCGAGAACTCGAAAGGCGAATGGGGTGTGGGCCAGCACGAAGTCAACGTGCGCTATGCCGAAGCGCTCGAGATGGCCGACCGTCACGTCGTCTTCAAGCAGTGCATGAAAGAGCTCGCCGACGCGATGGGCTGCGCGGTCACGTTCATGGCGAAGCCTCATGCGGACCAGCCCGGCTCGAGCTGCCACATCCACTTCAGCCTGTGGCGCGACGGCGCGAACGCCTTTCCGGGCAAGCGCACGCTCGGACCGATCGAGTGCTCCGACGCCTTTCGCTGGTTTCTCGGCGGATGGATCGCCCACCTTCCCGAGGTGATGGTGTTCTACGCGCCCACGATCAATTCGTACAAGCGCTATGTCGACGGCTCGTGGGCGCCGACGCGCATCGCGTGGAGCCACGACAACCGCACCGCGGGATTCCGCGTGGTCGGATCGGGCAAGGCATTGCGCATCGAGTGCCGCATCCCGGGCGCCGACTGCAATCCGTATCTCGGCTTCGCGGCCGCGCTCGCTTCGGGCCTCGACGGCATCCGCAACAGGATCGAGCCGCCGGAACACTTCAGCGGTGACGTCTACGCCGCGCACGACCTGCCGCGGGTGCCGTACACGCTCGGCGAAGCCGCCGACGCCTTCGAGAAGAGCGCGTTCGCCAAAGAAGCGTTCGGCGCCGACGTCGTCGAGCACTACCTGCACTTCTTCAGGACCGAGCAGAACGCCTACAACTTCGCGGTCACTGATTGGGAACGTCAACGATATTTCGAAAGGATTTGA
- a CDS encoding thymidylate synthase: MRSYLDLMRHVLEHGTRKSDRTGTGTLSVFGAQLRFDLNAGFPLLTTKKVHLKSIVHELLWFLKGETNTAYLKANGVSIWDEWADAKGDLGPVYGYQWRSWPAPDGRHIDQVSQVLAQLKSNPDSRRMIVSAWNVADLDRMALMPCHAFFQFYVAEGRLSCQLYQRSADIFLGVPFNIASYALLTMMVAQVTGLKLGDFVHTFGDTHLYLNHLEQAREQLSREPRRLPVMKLDPSVTDLFAFEYDDFTLEGYEPHPAIKAPVAV; this comes from the coding sequence ATGCGCTCATACCTCGATCTCATGCGTCACGTGCTCGAGCACGGCACGCGCAAAAGCGACCGCACCGGCACCGGCACGCTGTCGGTGTTCGGCGCGCAGCTTCGCTTCGATCTCAACGCCGGCTTCCCGCTGCTCACGACGAAGAAAGTCCATCTCAAGTCCATCGTCCACGAGCTGCTGTGGTTCCTGAAGGGCGAGACCAACACCGCTTACCTCAAGGCGAACGGCGTCTCGATCTGGGACGAGTGGGCCGATGCGAAGGGCGATCTGGGTCCGGTCTACGGCTACCAGTGGCGCTCGTGGCCTGCGCCCGACGGCCGCCACATCGACCAGGTCTCGCAGGTGCTCGCGCAGTTGAAGAGCAATCCGGACTCGCGCCGCATGATCGTCTCGGCGTGGAACGTCGCGGACCTCGACCGCATGGCGCTGATGCCGTGCCACGCGTTCTTTCAGTTCTACGTCGCCGAAGGGCGCCTGTCCTGCCAGCTCTACCAGAGGAGCGCCGACATCTTCCTCGGCGTGCCGTTCAACATCGCGTCGTACGCGCTGCTCACCATGATGGTCGCGCAGGTGACGGGATTGAAGCTCGGCGACTTCGTGCATACCTTCGGCGACACGCACCTCTACCTCAACCACCTCGAGCAGGCGCGGGAGCAGCTTTCGCGTGAACCGCGGCGGCTGCCGGTGATGAAGCTCGACCCGTCGGTCACCGATCTCTTCGCGTTCGAGTACGACGACTTCACGCTCGAAGGCTACGAGCCGCACCCGGCGATCAAGGCGCCCGTGGCGGTATGA
- the aroC gene encoding chorismate synthase gives MSGSTLGKLFTVTSFGESHGPAIGCVVDGCPPGMVLSEDDIQPELDRRKPGTSRHVTQRHEEDRVEILSGVFEGRTTGTPIGLLIRNVDQRSKDYSKIKDKFRPGHADYTYWQKYGIRDYRGGGRQSARETAVRVAAGAIAKKWLREKYGVVIRGYMSQLGPIEIPFLSWEGVYDNPFFVADPAYVSQLEEFMDKLRKSGDSVGAKITTVASGVPVGWGEPVYDKLDADLAYNMMNINAVKGVEIGAGFNAVSQRGTEHSDEMTPQGFVTNNAGGILGGISTGQDVVVNVAIKPTSSIRLTRHTIDVAGEAATIETHGRHDPCVGIRATPICEAMMALTLMDHALRHRAQNADVVTSTPKVAAQAPSDVIEKLREPAPVEDPEPDEA, from the coding sequence ATGTCCGGCAGCACCCTCGGCAAGCTCTTCACCGTCACGTCTTTCGGCGAGAGCCACGGCCCCGCGATCGGCTGTGTCGTCGACGGCTGCCCGCCCGGGATGGTGTTGTCCGAGGACGACATCCAGCCCGAGCTCGACCGCAGGAAGCCCGGAACCTCGCGCCATGTGACCCAGCGGCACGAGGAAGACCGAGTCGAAATCCTCTCCGGCGTCTTCGAAGGACGCACGACCGGCACGCCGATCGGCCTGCTCATCCGCAACGTCGACCAGCGCAGCAAGGACTATTCGAAGATCAAGGACAAGTTTCGTCCCGGTCACGCCGATTACACCTACTGGCAGAAGTACGGCATCCGCGACTATCGCGGCGGCGGACGGCAGTCGGCGCGCGAGACCGCGGTGCGCGTGGCGGCGGGCGCGATCGCGAAGAAATGGCTGCGCGAGAAATACGGCGTGGTGATCCGCGGCTACATGTCGCAGCTCGGGCCGATCGAGATTCCGTTCCTGTCGTGGGAAGGCGTGTACGACAACCCGTTCTTCGTCGCCGATCCCGCGTACGTGTCGCAGCTCGAAGAGTTCATGGACAAGCTGCGCAAGTCCGGCGACTCGGTCGGCGCGAAGATCACGACGGTCGCCTCGGGCGTTCCGGTCGGTTGGGGCGAGCCGGTGTACGACAAGCTCGACGCCGATCTCGCGTACAACATGATGAACATCAACGCGGTGAAAGGCGTGGAGATCGGCGCCGGGTTCAATGCGGTGTCGCAGCGCGGCACCGAGCATTCGGACGAGATGACGCCGCAGGGTTTCGTCACCAACAACGCGGGCGGCATCCTCGGCGGCATTTCGACCGGGCAGGACGTCGTCGTCAACGTCGCGATCAAGCCGACCTCGTCGATCCGTCTCACGCGCCACACCATCGACGTCGCCGGTGAAGCCGCGACGATCGAGACCCACGGCCGCCATGACCCGTGCGTCGGCATCCGCGCCACCCCGATCTGCGAAGCGATGATGGCGCTCACGCTGATGGATCACGCGCTGCGCCACCGCGCGCAGAACGCCGACGTCGTCACCTCGACGCCGAAAGTCGCTGCGCAGGCGCCCTCCGACGTGATCGAGAAGCTGCGCGAGCCGGCGCCGGTCGAAGATCCCGAGCCCGACGAAGCTTGA
- a CDS encoding leucyl aminopeptidase family protein has product MLAKLQQNPALFSDADSKRARHVLVVLPAAAKTADVPHRAVLDAALKRRNKKLEDLRKAPLTTEAGGALVSWVADDAARSTFERQTLIRKALQPLLAENPAELAIAVFGDARARAAAAELAVYTAWVNGVRLPVRKKKNDAKPLATIRLHGHRDRGGLADARARAEGNALCRELTVRPPNDLTPGAYRARLRELARDEGWRIEEFDMKRLRKMGAGAFVAVAQGSDVDDAAIVRLSYRPRAAKKTVALIGKGICFDTGGHNLKPAQYMAGMHADMNGSAVALGLLLAASRTKSPVAIDCWLALAQNHIGPRAYKQADVVTALNGTTIEIVHTDAEGRMVLSDTLALSAREKPALMVSFATLTGSMKVALGNRYSGIFATGEDIAQAALQASRASGERVCVFPMDDDYDEALDSPVADVKQCTLEGGADHILAARLLKRFTEDRPWIHMDLSAANAKGGLGAVAGDVTGFGVAWGHALLQALAAP; this is encoded by the coding sequence ATGCTTGCCAAACTCCAGCAAAACCCTGCGCTTTTTTCCGACGCCGACTCCAAGCGCGCGCGGCACGTGCTCGTCGTGCTGCCGGCGGCCGCCAAAACGGCCGACGTGCCCCATCGCGCCGTTCTCGATGCGGCGTTGAAGCGCCGTAACAAAAAGCTCGAAGACCTGCGCAAGGCGCCGCTCACCACCGAAGCGGGCGGCGCGCTCGTCTCCTGGGTCGCCGACGATGCGGCGCGATCGACGTTCGAGCGCCAGACGCTGATCCGCAAGGCGTTGCAGCCGCTGCTCGCGGAAAACCCGGCCGAGCTCGCGATCGCGGTCTTCGGCGACGCCAGGGCGCGCGCGGCCGCCGCGGAGCTCGCGGTATATACGGCGTGGGTGAACGGCGTGCGCCTGCCCGTGCGCAAGAAAAAGAACGACGCGAAGCCGCTCGCGACGATCAGGCTCCACGGGCATCGCGACCGCGGCGGCTTGGCCGATGCGCGGGCGCGCGCCGAGGGCAACGCGCTCTGCCGCGAGCTCACCGTGCGGCCGCCGAACGATCTCACGCCGGGTGCTTATCGCGCGCGGCTGCGCGAGCTCGCCAGGGACGAAGGCTGGCGCATCGAGGAATTCGACATGAAGCGCCTGCGCAAGATGGGCGCCGGCGCTTTCGTCGCGGTCGCGCAGGGGAGTGACGTCGACGATGCGGCGATCGTGCGGCTTTCCTACCGGCCGCGAGCCGCGAAAAAGACCGTCGCGCTGATCGGCAAAGGCATCTGCTTCGATACCGGCGGCCACAATCTCAAGCCCGCGCAATACATGGCTGGCATGCACGCGGACATGAACGGCTCGGCGGTCGCGCTCGGCCTCCTGCTCGCGGCGAGCCGCACGAAGTCGCCGGTCGCGATCGACTGCTGGCTCGCGCTCGCCCAGAACCATATCGGCCCGCGCGCCTACAAGCAGGCCGACGTCGTCACCGCGCTGAACGGCACGACGATCGAGATCGTGCACACCGACGCCGAAGGCCGCATGGTGCTGTCCGATACGCTCGCGTTGAGCGCGCGCGAAAAACCGGCGCTCATGGTGAGCTTCGCGACGCTCACCGGCAGCATGAAGGTCGCGCTCGGCAACCGCTACAGCGGCATCTTCGCGACCGGCGAGGACATCGCGCAGGCCGCGCTCCAGGCGTCACGCGCTTCGGGCGAGCGGGTCTGCGTCTTCCCGATGGACGACGATTACGACGAAGCGCTCGACAGCCCGGTCGCCGACGTCAAGCAGTGCACGCTGGAAGGCGGCGCCGACCACATCCTCGCCGCACGCCTGTTGAAGCGCTTCACCGAAGACCGTCCGTGGATACACATGGATCTCTCCGCGGCGAACGCGAAAGGCGGCCTGGGCGCGGTGGCCGGCGACGTCACGGGTTTCGGCGTGGCGTGGGGCCATGCACTGTTGCAGGCGCTCGCGGCCCCGTAG
- a CDS encoding MFS transporter: MDLTPIKRLAGFYFFYFAYLGTFAPFFGLYLESVGLTPLDIGVVLALPQVTRIVAPHLWSWLADRGNAPVRVVKLTGLAGTLVFLAIFAGTKFALIFAVVFAMTFFWSAALPLMEATTLTHLGDETARYGRVRVWGSIGFIVAVVVVGHVLDYIALSAVPVLVLTMMVGMLACAWVVPEARVPYHEASPPVGKLMLRPEVLALIAAGACMSAAHGPYYTFYSIYLVAEGYSKSATGWLWALGVICEIGVFAWMPRLYRAFTLRQILVASFALAVLRFLVIAWLAHSFIALVFAQTLHAATFGSFHAASIGYVHKLFKGRLQARGQAIYGSIGFGVGGALGNLASGVLWESAGAAWTFTFAAACAGLGLAIFSRGVKA, translated from the coding sequence GTGGACCTGACCCCAATTAAACGTCTCGCCGGTTTTTACTTCTTCTATTTCGCCTACCTCGGCACGTTCGCGCCGTTCTTCGGGCTGTACCTCGAAAGCGTAGGCCTCACGCCGCTCGACATCGGCGTCGTGCTCGCGCTGCCGCAGGTGACGCGCATCGTCGCGCCGCACCTGTGGAGCTGGCTCGCCGATCGCGGCAACGCGCCGGTGCGCGTGGTGAAGCTCACCGGGCTCGCGGGAACGCTCGTGTTCCTCGCGATCTTCGCCGGGACGAAATTCGCGCTGATCTTCGCGGTGGTCTTCGCGATGACGTTCTTCTGGAGCGCCGCGCTGCCGCTGATGGAAGCGACGACGCTCACGCACCTGGGCGACGAGACCGCGCGCTACGGGCGCGTGCGCGTGTGGGGCTCGATCGGCTTCATCGTCGCGGTGGTCGTCGTCGGCCATGTGCTCGACTACATCGCGCTGTCGGCGGTGCCGGTGCTCGTGCTGACGATGATGGTCGGCATGCTCGCGTGCGCGTGGGTCGTGCCGGAAGCGCGCGTGCCGTACCACGAAGCCTCGCCGCCGGTGGGCAAGCTCATGCTGCGGCCCGAAGTGCTCGCGCTCATCGCGGCCGGCGCCTGCATGTCGGCGGCGCACGGGCCGTATTACACCTTCTATTCGATCTACCTCGTCGCCGAAGGTTACAGCAAATCGGCCACGGGCTGGCTGTGGGCGCTCGGCGTGATCTGCGAGATCGGCGTCTTCGCGTGGATGCCGCGGCTCTACCGCGCGTTCACGCTGCGCCAGATCCTGGTCGCGAGCTTTGCGCTCGCCGTGCTGCGCTTCCTGGTCATCGCCTGGCTCGCGCACAGCTTCATCGCGCTCGTGTTCGCGCAGACGCTGCACGCGGCGACGTTCGGCTCGTTTCACGCGGCCTCGATCGGCTACGTCCACAAGCTCTTCAAGGGGCGGCTGCAAGCGCGCGGACAGGCGATCTACGGCAGCATCGGATTCGGCGTCGGCGGGGCGCTGGGCAACCTCGCGAGCGGCGTGCTGTGGGAGTCCGCCGGCGCCGCCTGGACGTTCACGTTCGCCGCTGCCTGCGCGGGGCTCGGCCTCGCGATTTTCTCGCGTGGAGTGAAGGCTTAA
- a CDS encoding dihydrofolate reductase: protein MNGSRPRLSLIVAMARNRVIGANNRIPWHLPNELKLFKQLTMGHHIVMGRRTYESIGRLLPGRTTVIVTRQKDYAVPGAIVAHSIEEAIQACAGDDEIFVIGGADLFRETLPVADRLYLTTVDAEPAGDTFMPALDMTEWKETRAEAFCKDEKHAYAYRLAVLDRRNPPPPQPSP from the coding sequence GTGAACGGGTCGCGACCCCGACTGTCTTTGATCGTGGCGATGGCAAGGAATCGGGTGATCGGGGCGAACAACCGGATCCCCTGGCACCTGCCGAACGAGCTCAAGCTGTTCAAGCAGCTCACGATGGGCCATCACATCGTGATGGGCCGCAGGACCTACGAATCGATCGGACGACTGTTGCCCGGCCGCACGACCGTCATCGTCACGCGGCAGAAGGACTATGCGGTGCCGGGGGCGATCGTCGCGCACTCGATCGAGGAAGCGATCCAGGCGTGCGCAGGCGACGACGAGATCTTCGTCATCGGCGGCGCCGACCTCTTCCGCGAGACGCTGCCGGTGGCGGATCGGCTCTATCTCACCACGGTCGATGCCGAGCCGGCGGGCGACACCTTCATGCCGGCGCTCGACATGACTGAATGGAAGGAAACGCGGGCTGAGGCATTCTGCAAGGACGAGAAGCACGCATACGCATATCGTCTCGCTGTCCTCGATCGGAGAAACCCACCCCCACCCCAACCCTCCCCCTGA
- a CDS encoding DUF2339 domain-containing protein, with product MAAVQAQNRNAEQQAREIRGAVARRSAATAAVEPLSEAAPTVIAPPPVVVSPPAAPSGGTVDRSDTPELAWLRRLVSGNIVAKVGVLILFFGVGFLLKYAYDQGVLPVPVRLAGVALVGIAMGLAGWRLLETRRLYGLILQGGGIGLLYLDVFFALKIYGLVDPGLGFAAFMALGIAATLLAVRQDARVLAVLGLTGAFLAPILASTGRGDHVLLFSYYTPLNAFVLAISWFKAWRDLNLVGFIFTFVVGLLWGASNYRPEHFATVEPFVLIFFAMYLVIPILFAQRQPPELRGLVDGTLVFGTPLCVAFMQSALVRDLPYGLAWSAAVGALIYAVLAFMTIRRDGLKLLGETYVALALVLLTLAIFFAFDAYPTFALWALEGAAIVWVGLRQRRVLARWFGYALQLAGTVYFLLRYPDYALASPFWNEFVIGCAIIAAAGFAIAWLLRRYAEARSAAEPTPSMWLAWAGAWWAVAGIHALYRAYPWETFVAALLVFMALTVTAFELVGARLRWNELRQLASIHFFALVVIAAMTALGGDGRVSFSRPLAHGGYWTWPGSFLVLLWIQARHVRDGLVAADNPLLVLRWLLIAALATWDALWLFGHDEYGQTLAWGAAAIALACVRFRLRERNDANARSIAPAVLAWGLVFWLLAALAWIDRDLADDAKPAAVLAFAALSCFVVEIGGSFVQWSLLRRCASVLPAAMALVLMAIVAGGMHPFAQHGWLTWPTALALQYLVMQRPERDGVAIASAAQHVAALWILTVAMTWEAVWQIDASGLGRPWQAAASALVPAAIVAAVGALRRFWPFEPHYVPTYRDRALGGIAVWLVLWMLVANLSEPGSMQPLAYVPLFNPLDVASLCALAALWFWARSFGGEHDLSRNAAQILAAFAFVWVNCVLLRTIHYWGDVPYEWLALSRSVLVQSGFSLLWTASAFVLMLYATRNARRKLWMLGAALLAVVVLKLFLNDLASTGTIARIVSFLGVGAGLLAIGYVAPVPPGDRELSGK from the coding sequence GTGGCTGCGGTGCAGGCGCAGAACCGCAACGCCGAACAGCAGGCGCGAGAGATCCGCGGTGCGGTCGCACGGCGCTCCGCCGCGACCGCAGCCGTTGAGCCGCTCAGCGAGGCCGCGCCCACCGTCATCGCGCCGCCGCCGGTGGTTGTTTCGCCGCCTGCCGCGCCATCGGGCGGCACGGTCGATCGCAGCGATACGCCCGAGCTCGCGTGGCTGCGCCGTCTCGTCAGCGGCAACATCGTCGCCAAAGTCGGCGTGCTCATCCTGTTCTTCGGCGTCGGCTTCCTGCTGAAGTACGCCTACGATCAGGGCGTGCTGCCGGTGCCGGTCCGCCTCGCCGGCGTGGCGCTCGTGGGAATCGCGATGGGCCTCGCCGGCTGGCGGCTGCTCGAAACGCGCCGGCTCTACGGACTGATCCTGCAGGGCGGCGGCATCGGCCTGCTGTACCTCGACGTGTTCTTCGCGCTGAAGATCTACGGTCTCGTCGATCCGGGTCTCGGCTTCGCAGCGTTCATGGCGCTCGGCATCGCGGCGACGCTGCTCGCGGTGCGCCAGGATGCGCGGGTGCTCGCGGTGCTCGGGCTCACCGGCGCGTTCCTCGCGCCCATCCTCGCGAGCACCGGTCGCGGCGATCACGTGCTGCTCTTCTCGTACTACACGCCGCTCAACGCGTTCGTCCTCGCGATCAGCTGGTTCAAGGCGTGGCGCGACCTGAATCTCGTCGGTTTCATCTTCACCTTCGTCGTCGGCTTGCTGTGGGGCGCGAGCAACTACCGGCCCGAGCATTTCGCGACGGTCGAGCCTTTCGTGCTCATATTCTTCGCGATGTATCTGGTGATCCCGATACTCTTCGCGCAGCGCCAGCCGCCTGAGCTGCGCGGGCTCGTCGACGGCACGCTGGTCTTCGGCACGCCGCTCTGCGTCGCGTTCATGCAGTCGGCGCTGGTGAGGGACTTGCCGTACGGCCTGGCGTGGAGCGCCGCGGTGGGCGCGCTGATCTACGCGGTGCTCGCGTTCATGACGATCCGGCGCGACGGCCTGAAGCTGCTCGGCGAGACCTACGTCGCGCTGGCGCTGGTCCTGCTCACGCTGGCGATCTTCTTCGCGTTCGACGCCTACCCGACCTTCGCCCTGTGGGCGCTCGAAGGCGCGGCGATCGTCTGGGTCGGCCTCAGGCAGCGCCGCGTGCTCGCGCGCTGGTTCGGCTACGCCTTGCAGCTCGCAGGCACCGTTTACTTTCTGCTGCGGTATCCGGACTACGCGCTGGCCTCGCCGTTCTGGAACGAGTTCGTCATCGGCTGCGCGATCATCGCCGCGGCGGGCTTCGCGATCGCATGGCTGCTGCGCCGTTACGCGGAAGCGCGCAGCGCGGCGGAACCGACGCCGTCGATGTGGCTCGCCTGGGCCGGCGCGTGGTGGGCGGTCGCCGGCATACACGCGCTGTATCGCGCATACCCATGGGAAACCTTCGTCGCCGCGCTGCTGGTGTTCATGGCGCTCACCGTCACCGCGTTCGAGCTGGTCGGTGCACGGCTGCGCTGGAATGAGCTGCGGCAGCTCGCGTCGATTCATTTCTTCGCGCTCGTCGTGATCGCGGCGATGACCGCGCTCGGCGGCGACGGGCGGGTGTCGTTCTCGCGCCCGCTCGCGCACGGCGGCTACTGGACGTGGCCCGGCAGCTTCCTGGTGCTCTTGTGGATCCAGGCGCGTCACGTGCGCGACGGACTGGTCGCCGCGGACAACCCGCTGCTCGTCCTGCGCTGGTTATTGATCGCCGCGCTCGCGACCTGGGATGCGCTCTGGCTGTTCGGCCACGACGAGTACGGTCAGACCCTCGCGTGGGGCGCGGCCGCGATCGCGCTCGCGTGCGTGCGCTTCCGCCTGCGCGAGCGCAACGACGCGAATGCGCGCAGCATCGCGCCGGCGGTGCTGGCGTGGGGGCTCGTCTTCTGGTTGCTCGCGGCGCTGGCGTGGATCGATCGCGACCTTGCCGACGACGCCAAGCCGGCCGCGGTGCTGGCTTTCGCGGCGCTGTCGTGTTTCGTGGTCGAGATCGGCGGCAGCTTCGTCCAGTGGTCACTGCTGCGCCGTTGCGCGAGCGTCCTGCCGGCCGCCATGGCGCTCGTGCTGATGGCGATCGTCGCCGGCGGCATGCATCCGTTCGCGCAACACGGCTGGCTGACCTGGCCCACGGCGCTGGCGCTCCAATATCTCGTCATGCAGCGGCCGGAGCGCGACGGCGTGGCCATCGCTTCGGCGGCACAGCACGTGGCGGCGCTGTGGATCCTGACGGTGGCGATGACGTGGGAAGCGGTCTGGCAGATCGACGCATCGGGGCTCGGCCGGCCGTGGCAGGCTGCCGCCTCGGCGCTCGTGCCCGCGGCGATCGTGGCGGCGGTCGGCGCGCTGCGCCGTTTCTGGCCTTTCGAGCCGCATTACGTGCCGACGTATCGCGACCGGGCGCTCGGCGGCATCGCCGTCTGGCTCGTGCTGTGGATGCTCGTCGCGAACCTGTCCGAGCCCGGGTCGATGCAGCCGCTCGCATACGTTCCGCTGTTCAACCCGCTCGACGTCGCAAGCCTGTGCGCGCTGGCGGCGCTGTGGTTTTGGGCGCGATCGTTCGGCGGCGAGCACGACCTTTCGCGCAACGCGGCGCAGATCCTGGCGGCGTTCGCGTTCGTCTGGGTGAACTGCGTGCTGCTGCGGACCATTCATTACTGGGGCGACGTGCCGTACGAGTGGCTCGCGCTCTCGCGCTCGGTGCTCGTGCAGTCGGGCTTTTCGCTGTTGTGGACCGCGAGCGCTTTCGTGCTGATGCTCTATGCGACCCGCAACGCGCGCCGCAAGCTCTGGATGCTGGGCGCGGCGTTGCTCGCGGTGGTCGTGCTGAAGCTCTTCCTCAACGATCTCGCGAGCACCGGCACGATCGCGCGCATCGTGTCGTTCCTCGGCGTCGGCGCGGGGCTGCTCGCGATCGGCTATGTCGCGCCGGTGCCGCCGGGCGATCGCGAGCTCAGTGGCAAGTAG